One genomic segment of Bombus vancouverensis nearcticus chromosome 11, iyBomVanc1_principal, whole genome shotgun sequence includes these proteins:
- the LOC117162040 gene encoding uncharacterized protein LOC117162040, with protein sequence MTVRTLQFSRVLLSIAGCLPPSSWTSPFTKSLYKFYTLFVWLLILSLVSAQILDIIINVENQDQFSDNFYITLVVFVSGCKLSIILKHRESILSLIESLEREPFSPMNDEEEKIQMKFNKTNERIAICYTILVEVAAIWIFVRAFLTDFKKRKLVFRAWLPYDYSELLPYTFSYAYEVATSLLCSCQNVASDTLFAGLLIQINGQFEILEERLRNIEEDSNYSAKQCVKHYQQIYKFVSNLSSIMLCNKFSKTVNEKFKIILFLQFCTIAFTLCFNLYRMTNITMLSKFLEASLFLVRIIAQILYYCWFSNEVKLKSLQVPAMIFKSNWASWDTKTKKILLVIMTRATHPIEFTSGYLVTLNIDSFVANKPFVPENNGEGEIHARYDNLIEKVAVGYTIQVTFCVFSLLGTTLMGDFQSKKLMFRAWFPFDITSSWFAFSMTFLYQFVGLVIISNGVCIFDTLFAGLLLHICCQLEMLVYRLHNIEGNEIQSIKHCVWHHNKIFSFADIVNQFFNKLMFVQFVESAISICFTLYLLTDIEDTAQLIGWSSFMFAAIFQTFYFCWFGDVAKVKSLDISNMVYNSDWPNLSNDARKMLVVIMARSLTPVEITSAYILPMNLESFKGLMKVAYSAYNMLLQSQSSE encoded by the exons ATGACTGTGCGCACGCTACAATTTTCACGTGTTCTACTTTCGATCGCCGGTTGTTTGCCACCAAGTTCGTGGACATCACCGTTCACAAAATCTTTGTACAAATTTTACACGTTGTTCGTGTGGCTTCTAATATTGTCTCTCGTGTCCGCTCAGATTTTagatataattataaatgtggAAAATCAGGACCAATTCAGTGACAACTTCTACATCACTCTCGTGGTATTCGTCAGCGGCTGCAAATTGAGTATCATCTTAAAGCATCGTGAAAGTATCTTATCTTTGATCGAGAGCCTCGAACGCGAACCTTTCTCGCCGATGAAcgacgaagaagagaaaattcaaatgaaatttaaCAAAACAAACGA ACGAATTGCGATTTGTTACACAATTCTGGTGGAGGTGGCTGCGATATGGATATTCGTAAGAGCGTTCCTCACGGACTTCAAGAAGAGAAAACTAGTCTTTCGAGCTTGGCTACCGTACGATTATTCGGAGCTGTTGCCATACACGTTCAGTTACGCTTACGAAGTTGCCACTTCGTTGCTGTGCTCGTGTCAAAACGTTGCTAGTGACACGCTATTCGCTGGCTTGCTGATTCAAATTAACGGCCAGTTCGAAATACTCGAGGAACGTCTGAGGAACATCGAGGAGGACTCGAATTATTCGGCGAAGCAGTGCGTCAAACATTATCAACAAATTTACAAGTTCGTGTCGAATTTATCATCTATTATGTTGTGCAATAA ATTCTCTAAAACGGTGAACGAGAAATTCAAAATAATACTTTTCTTGCAATTTTGTACGATCGCATTTACGCTATGCTTTAATCTCTACCGAATGACCAACATAACGATGCTTTCTAAATTTCTGGAGGCGTCGCTTTTCCTAGTTCGCATTATAGCGCAGATACTGTATTATTGCTGGTTCAGTAACGAAGTGAAATTGAAG AGCCTTCAGGTGCCTGCCATGATATTTAAGAGCAATTGGGCATCGTGGGATACGAAAACAAAGAAGATTCTCTTAGTGATCATGACACGAGCGACACATCCTATAGAATTTACGAGTGGCTACCTGGTAACATTGAACATCGATTCTTTCGTAGCG AACAAGCCCTTTGTGCCAGAGAACAATGGGGAAGGAGAAATTCACGCGAGATACGACAATCTAATAGA aaaagtcGCGGTGGGTTATACGATCCAAGTCACATTTTGTGTGTTTTCTTTATTAGGAACGACGTTGATGGGTGATTTTCAGTCGAAAAAATTAATGTTCCGCGCCTGGTTTCCTTTCGACATCACCTCCTCGTGGTTTGCGTTTTCTATGACGTTCCTCTATCAGTTCGTGGGTTTAGTGATCATATCCAATGGTGTCTGTATTTTCGACACGTTATTCGCCGGCCTATTGCTTCACATATGTTGTCAACTGGAGATGCTGGTTTATCGTTTGCACAATATCGAAGGAAATGAAATTCAATCGATAAAACACTGTGTTTGGCatcataataaaatattcag TTTCGCCGATATAGTAAaccaattttttaacaaattaatgTTCGTGCAATTTGTGGAAAGCGCAATCTCGATATGCTTTACCCTTTACCTACTAACAGACATAGAAGACACTGCGCAATTAATAGGATGGTCTTCGTTCATGTTTGCCGCCATATTTCAAACTTTTTACTTTTGTTGGTTCGGAGATGTAGCGAAAGTAAAG AGCCTGGATATTTCTAATATGGTATATAATAGCGATTGGCCAAATTTGAGCAACGACGCCAGGAAGATGCTTGTGGTAATCATGGCACGTTCATTGACGCCTGTTGAGATTACAAGCGCCTATATTTTACCCATGAACTTGGAATCTTTCAAAGGT TTGATGAAAGTTGCTTACTCGGCGTACAACATGTTGCTACAGAGTCAGTCATCAGAGTAG